The genomic region GCGAAAGGTGGTGCCGGCGCGGTTGAGCACCGTCTCCCAACCGGCTTGCCTGATCCACCCTTGCAGGTGCTCGCGGTCGATGCCTTCCGCCTTATAATCGTGAAAACGGTACGAGATGCCGTGGGCGTCCAGCCAACTGCGCGCCTTCTTTATCGTGTCGCAGTTCTTGATGCCGTAGATCGTGACGCTCACGCTCAGTTCTCCAGTGTGCCGGGCTTGCGAACGACGCTGCTCGGAGCGTCGCAGCCGATCTTCATCAGATCCGCGCCGCGCCGCACCAGGCGGTCGGAGACGCGGGTGACGATCAGTCCGGCCTGCGGCGCGACGATATCCAGCGTGCTGTCGGGCATGCCGGGTGCAGTGATGATCGTCGCGAGAATGTCTCCCTTTTCGACGCGTTCGCCGATATTGCGGTGGAAGAGCACTGTGCCGGCGACTGGGGTTCGGATCATCTCGATATTGTCGAGCGGCACGACCGGCCCGGTAAAGGCGGCAAGGCGGAGATCGTCGTCGCGGACTATGCCGCGGGCGGCGAGGAAATTCCACAGGCCATCGGCGTCCTTTCTCGCCATTTCGGGATAGACGTCTCGGGTACCGCGCAGTTCGACCGTAACCGACAGTTTGCCTGGCAGCCGATGCTTCTTTTCGCCCGGCACCTCGTACTTCCAGGCATAGCTCACGGCCTCCTCGAAGGCGGAGCTCTCCCCGTCGGACAAAAGCACCGCCTCCATCTCGAGCGCTGCGGCGAGATCGGAAGCCTCCGGCCAGAAGGCGCTGTCGATGTAGGCGTATTGCAGCGATTCATCGTCGCAATGGAGATCGATGACCAGGTCCGCGCCGAGCGCCATGTGGATAAGCTGGCGCTTCAGACGCACCACAGCCGGCAGGCGGTCGAGATTTTCCAGCAGCTTGCCGCGGTCGCCAAGTGCGATCAGCGGAAAGTCACGGTTGAAATTGGTGCGCGAGCCGAGCTCGAAGCGCCCTTCCATGCCGCCGAACAGCGATTGTGCCGCACCGACGGGATTGGCATGCGGGACGACGACGATGTCGCTCTGGATACCGCCACTGACTTCTGCCGCCCGCAGTTTCTCGCAGAGAAAATGCAAAAGCGCGGTGCCCGGCAATTCGCCGGCATGCAGCGCCGCCTGGATATAGACCTTTGGCGCCGAAGGATCGGAGCCGGCAAAATGCAGCACAGGCAGCTTCCAGGCGATGCCCGGCGTATCGCCCTCAATGACGATCTCGGTAACGTCCATAGATGCGGCTCCCTGGCTAGTGACAAAAGGTTCATTAGCAAGCAGGCTCCCCCGCCGACAAGCGCTTTCGCTATGAATCGGGCAGGCGGAGTGAGGTAGCGCTGCTGAACTGGAATAAATATGAGTGCACGACTCTTGTTTTTATCCCGACGGAATGGTTATACCGCGCAGACAATCTCACATTGCCGCAGGGCCAAGAGCAGGATGTTTTCCGTGACCGTATTCAGATCTTTTCTGACCGCCATTGGTGTTTGCCTCGTGCAGGTTTTCGTGAGCCACCCGGCGCTTGCCGCGGCAACGAAATATCCGCTTATGATCGACAACTGCGGTGCAAAGATCACGATAAGCAAGGCCCCTGAGCGTGCTATCGGGCTCGGGCAGAACAGCGCCGAGATCATGCTCTTGCTCGACCTGCAGGACAGGATGGCAGGTACCGCGTTCTGGCCGAGCAAGGTCCTTCCGCAGCTTGCCGAGGCCAACGCCAAGGTGAAACTCCTGACGGTGGAGTTCCCGACCTTTGAAACGATCCTCGCCGAAAATCCCGATTTTGTCGCTGCCGCGCTGCCGAGCCTCGTCGGGCCCAGCAGCAAGGTCGCCAAGCGCGAGGATTTCGACAAGGTTGGCGTCCCCACGTACCTCTCGCCGAGCACCTGCCTCAGCACAGAGAAGGTCAAGAACGAGTATGGCAGCCGTGACCAGCTGTGGAACATGGATCAGCTCTACAAGGAGATCGACGAGCTATCGCAGATCTTCGATGTAGCAGATCGTGGCCAGGCGCTGATTGCCGATTTGAAGACGCGTGAAGCAGCCCTGCGCGCGAGCGTTTCGAAGGATGGCAAAAAGCTATCCTACGTCTTCTGGTTCTCCAGTCCCAGCCCGTCTGCAGACGCCTATGTCGGCGGCAAGAACGGCGCATCTGGCTTTATCGCCGATGTGCTGGGCGGCCGAAATGCCATCGAGGCTGAAGCCGAATGGCCAACGCTTGGCTGGGAGAGCATTATCGCCGCCAACCCGGACGTCATCGTCGTCGCCAATCTCGACCGCAACCGCTGGGAACTCGACAAGCCGGAGGCGAAGATCAAGTTCCTGACCAGCGATCCCGCCGTCAGCCAGATTGCAGCCGTCAAAAACAAGGCCATCGTCGTCATGGACGGTCAGGCGATGAACCCGACAATCCGCACCATCTATGGTGCCGAACAGGTGGCGACCCAGATGAAAGCCGTCGGCCTTTTAAAGTGAGCATGACACGCCGGTCTTTGAGACAGCTTGCGACAGTCAGCCTACTGGTGCTGGCGTCGCTCGCCGCCATAGGCATGGTGGTCGGCATCAGCGTTGGTATCGGTGACCTGCCGATCCCGCTTGCGACGACGTTTGCTGCTGTCACGAA from Rhizobium tumorigenes harbors:
- a CDS encoding ArsC family reductase — its product is MSVTIYGIKNCDTIKKARSWLDAHGISYRFHDYKAEGIDREHLQGWIRQAGWETVLNRAGTTFRKLDEADRTGLDAERATALMLAQPSMIKRPVLEADGKLLAGFKPGEYEALFKV
- a CDS encoding succinylglutamate desuccinylase/aspartoacylase domain-containing protein → MDVTEIVIEGDTPGIAWKLPVLHFAGSDPSAPKVYIQAALHAGELPGTALLHFLCEKLRAAEVSGGIQSDIVVVPHANPVGAAQSLFGGMEGRFELGSRTNFNRDFPLIALGDRGKLLENLDRLPAVVRLKRQLIHMALGADLVIDLHCDDESLQYAYIDSAFWPEASDLAAALEMEAVLLSDGESSAFEEAVSYAWKYEVPGEKKHRLPGKLSVTVELRGTRDVYPEMARKDADGLWNFLAARGIVRDDDLRLAAFTGPVVPLDNIEMIRTPVAGTVLFHRNIGERVEKGDILATIITAPGMPDSTLDIVAPQAGLIVTRVSDRLVRRGADLMKIGCDAPSSVVRKPGTLEN
- a CDS encoding ABC transporter substrate-binding protein → MTVFRSFLTAIGVCLVQVFVSHPALAAATKYPLMIDNCGAKITISKAPERAIGLGQNSAEIMLLLDLQDRMAGTAFWPSKVLPQLAEANAKVKLLTVEFPTFETILAENPDFVAAALPSLVGPSSKVAKREDFDKVGVPTYLSPSTCLSTEKVKNEYGSRDQLWNMDQLYKEIDELSQIFDVADRGQALIADLKTREAALRASVSKDGKKLSYVFWFSSPSPSADAYVGGKNGASGFIADVLGGRNAIEAEAEWPTLGWESIIAANPDVIVVANLDRNRWELDKPEAKIKFLTSDPAVSQIAAVKNKAIVVMDGQAMNPTIRTIYGAEQVATQMKAVGLLK